A single window of Alkalispirochaeta americana DNA harbors:
- a CDS encoding chemotaxis protein CheA — MIDGFQESFRTEARELLNGLEQSLLELEQNPQDSENIAAVFRVMHTIKGSAGMFGFDKISAFAHHVESSLQEVRDGIVPVTEDLVDATLHCRDHILFMLDEPDDPSGSVRSRELQDMLASIVSISREQIPERGEDAGGDGVSSKETESDPEFGEDTSSPVPSSPGSSLKETSSREPSESAPPETWFIRFSPHREIMRNGTNPLLLLEELQGLGSCTVVAHTGKITSLEAVEALDCLVSWDIFLTTAATEGSIREVFLFVEDSSTLSISKFDSIDLSDDSGQYKRLGQILVDRGVVAAEVVKEALEGQKKLGQVLLEQGVDSDEINSALREQEHARKTREKGVSGEGTSSIRVQSEKLDDLVDLVGELVTLQARLSQVAQEDQVDQAALETVAETFERLIASLRDHTMSIRMLPVASIFSRFRRLVRDLSRDLGKDVELITSGGETALDKSVLERLQDPLVHVIRNSIDHGIEPPAVRKAAGKPSCGKVALRARHVGASVEIRVEDDGHGLDRERILSIAIDKGLVSPGISLEDQEVYDLVFQPGFSTAREVTTVSGRGVGMDVVRREMDAIGGTVSFDPRPAQGTALVMTIPLTLAIIDGLLVRIGSERFVVPLANVEECVEYQRHDSREKDTIHNRGELLPLVNLRRIFSVSGERPAIEQAVVVMTGIGRVGFIVDQVVGEHQTVIKNLGQMYRSIEAVSGATILGDGTVALILDIQRLTGQISHAGSLAE, encoded by the coding sequence ATGATTGACGGTTTTCAGGAAAGTTTTCGTACCGAAGCGCGGGAGCTTCTGAACGGTCTGGAGCAGTCCCTGCTGGAGCTGGAACAGAATCCGCAGGATTCCGAGAACATCGCTGCGGTATTCCGGGTGATGCATACCATCAAAGGATCGGCCGGGATGTTCGGGTTCGATAAAATCTCGGCCTTTGCACACCATGTGGAGTCCAGTTTGCAGGAGGTGCGTGACGGTATTGTCCCGGTAACGGAGGACTTGGTAGATGCGACTCTCCATTGCCGGGACCATATTCTGTTCATGCTGGATGAGCCTGATGATCCCTCAGGATCGGTGCGCTCTCGGGAGCTCCAGGATATGCTGGCTTCAATTGTTTCCATATCCCGGGAGCAGATTCCGGAGCGCGGGGAGGACGCCGGCGGGGACGGGGTTTCCTCGAAGGAGACTGAATCTGACCCGGAGTTCGGAGAAGACACCTCCTCTCCGGTGCCATCTTCCCCCGGCTCTTCCCTGAAGGAGACGTCATCCAGGGAACCCTCCGAGTCAGCCCCTCCCGAGACGTGGTTTATCCGCTTTTCTCCCCACCGGGAAATCATGAGAAACGGCACCAATCCTTTGCTTCTCCTGGAAGAACTCCAGGGGCTTGGGTCCTGTACCGTCGTGGCTCATACCGGAAAAATTACCAGTCTCGAGGCGGTTGAAGCCCTGGACTGCCTTGTCTCATGGGATATTTTTTTAACCACCGCAGCCACTGAAGGGTCAATCCGGGAAGTTTTTCTCTTTGTGGAGGATTCCAGCACTCTCTCGATTAGCAAGTTCGATTCGATCGATCTCTCCGATGACAGCGGGCAGTACAAGCGTTTAGGGCAGATACTGGTCGATCGAGGGGTTGTTGCTGCCGAGGTGGTGAAGGAGGCCCTGGAGGGACAGAAAAAACTTGGCCAGGTCCTGCTCGAGCAGGGGGTTGATTCCGATGAGATCAATTCTGCTCTTCGGGAGCAGGAACACGCCCGCAAGACCCGGGAGAAAGGTGTTAGTGGGGAAGGAACCTCCAGCATTCGCGTCCAGTCTGAAAAGCTGGATGATCTTGTTGATCTGGTGGGGGAGCTGGTAACCCTGCAGGCCCGTCTCTCCCAGGTTGCCCAGGAGGACCAGGTTGACCAGGCTGCTCTCGAGACGGTTGCCGAAACCTTTGAGCGTCTTATCGCGTCTCTCAGGGATCACACCATGAGCATCAGGATGCTCCCTGTGGCGAGTATCTTCAGCCGGTTCAGACGATTGGTTCGGGATCTTTCGCGAGACCTCGGCAAGGATGTCGAGCTGATTACATCGGGAGGGGAGACCGCGCTGGATAAGTCGGTCCTTGAGCGGCTTCAGGACCCTTTGGTCCATGTGATTCGAAACAGTATTGACCACGGCATAGAGCCCCCTGCGGTTCGCAAGGCTGCGGGGAAGCCCTCCTGCGGAAAGGTTGCTCTCCGGGCCCGCCACGTGGGAGCCTCCGTTGAAATCCGCGTGGAAGATGACGGCCATGGACTCGACCGGGAGCGAATCCTCTCAATCGCTATTGATAAGGGGCTGGTATCGCCGGGCATCTCCCTGGAAGACCAGGAAGTCTACGATCTGGTCTTCCAGCCGGGATTTTCAACGGCCCGGGAGGTAACCACCGTTTCAGGAAGAGGCGTCGGGATGGATGTGGTCCGCCGCGAGATGGACGCCATTGGTGGAACGGTCAGTTTTGACCCTCGGCCCGCTCAGGGAACGGCGCTGGTGATGACAATCCCCCTTACCCTGGCTATCATCGACGGGTTGCTGGTCAGGATCGGCTCCGAGCGCTTTGTGGTGCCTCTGGCAAATGTTGAGGAGTGTGTCGAGTATCAACGACATGACTCCCGCGAGAAAGACACGATACATAACAGGGGAGAACTACTTCCTTTGGTGAATCTGCGCCGGATCTTTAGTGTCTCCGGTGAGCGGCCTGCTATCGAGCAGGCTGTGGTGGTCATGACGGGAATTGGCCGGGTTGGATTTATTGTAGATCAAGTTGTGGGAGAACATCAGACGGTGATAAAAAATCTTGGACAAATGTATCGTTCCATCGAAGCCGTAAGCGGCGCGACCATCCTGGGTGATGGTACCGTCGCTTTAATTCTGGATATTCAGCGCCTCACAGGTCAGATAAGTCATGCCGGAAGCCTCGCTGAGTGA
- a CDS encoding STAS domain-containing protein, whose translation MSSNVKVVNLVGAVTLTTVEARAEEIRQAFETVPMVLISLSQADEIDLAGIQLLYGARRYAEAQGKELHITGAVPDQVARRLYQGGFIAEMVREGRQLDQTLSGFAKTGNLHD comes from the coding sequence ATGAGTTCGAATGTCAAAGTGGTAAATCTGGTTGGGGCTGTTACCCTGACGACCGTCGAAGCCAGGGCCGAAGAGATCCGGCAGGCCTTTGAGACGGTGCCCATGGTGTTAATAAGTCTCAGTCAGGCCGATGAAATAGATCTAGCCGGCATACAGCTCCTCTACGGAGCACGCCGGTACGCCGAAGCTCAGGGGAAAGAGTTGCATATCACGGGAGCGGTACCCGACCAGGTCGCCCGGCGGCTGTATCAGGGCGGGTTCATTGCAGAAATGGTCCGTGAAGGGCGTCAGCTTGATCAGACGCTCTCGGGTTTTGCAAAAACGGGGAACCTCCATGATTGA
- a CDS encoding S1C family serine protease: protein MRSNQRKSSFLVISMVLAACALAGCVSSGPDQFGPPLDRRDLVVQRVEQHLEEGKVGAAIDRLTYGLHRELLEPEWVRETLQGVFGQWHEEYRQALADEDYSLALQARWNLAVLQEDPLNVGTKAPPELLQEDSLSRDDLLLRWAGQELDREEPVLALYLLLRRSTLDDLGQDEALRFLEIARTFNNDEAAERILKALKERDEGDDLPPLIAVSSRTPPEMLAGTVTVWVNRGMRISQGVGVPDRGIGSGFFIDPRGYLLTNYHVIYSEVDPTYNGFSRLYVKLAGRPNERIPARVIGYDRVFDLALLKVELDAPYVFSLSDTRRLTPGERVLALGSPGGLDSTITAGIVSAEGRRFFQMGEAVQIDAPVNPGNSGGPLILPDGQVAGIVFAGIPQFEGVNFAIPSYWVRHFFPRLFLGGEVVHPWLGFAVHAGREGLRVVYVAPGSPAHRAGVREGEILRSIQGRPVKTLSSAQDIILERRPGDLLHTRWSRENRREEISRVIALDSRPFSPVEEALKRQPIEALFPVLFGMNVEEISSPPWGPDYVITEVFPGTSADESSLSPNDPFSLRNWRVDTDLRAAFIQIVIKKRKAGFLESGLQLGSFLETDSFL from the coding sequence ATGAGAAGCAATCAACGAAAGTCTTCGTTTCTGGTGATATCTATGGTGCTGGCGGCCTGTGCGCTGGCGGGATGCGTCTCCTCCGGTCCCGATCAGTTTGGCCCCCCCCTGGACAGAAGAGACCTTGTGGTGCAACGGGTAGAGCAACACCTGGAGGAAGGAAAGGTGGGTGCCGCTATCGACCGCCTTACCTACGGCCTGCACCGGGAGTTGCTGGAACCGGAGTGGGTTCGGGAAACTCTTCAGGGCGTTTTTGGGCAGTGGCATGAGGAGTACCGGCAGGCTCTGGCTGATGAGGATTACAGCCTGGCGCTTCAGGCTCGCTGGAACCTGGCCGTCCTTCAGGAAGACCCCCTCAACGTAGGGACCAAGGCGCCACCGGAGCTCCTTCAGGAAGATTCTCTCTCCCGGGACGATTTGCTTCTCCGTTGGGCCGGGCAGGAGCTGGATCGTGAAGAGCCTGTCCTGGCGCTCTATCTCCTGCTTCGTCGCTCTACCCTGGATGATCTTGGTCAGGACGAAGCACTGCGTTTTCTGGAAATTGCCCGGACCTTTAATAACGATGAAGCGGCAGAGCGGATTCTGAAAGCTCTGAAGGAACGTGACGAGGGTGATGATCTGCCGCCGCTCATTGCGGTCTCTTCCCGAACGCCGCCGGAAATGCTCGCCGGGACCGTTACGGTTTGGGTAAACCGGGGGATGAGGATCTCCCAGGGCGTAGGAGTCCCCGATCGCGGAATCGGAAGCGGGTTTTTCATCGATCCCCGGGGGTATTTGCTGACAAATTACCATGTCATCTACAGCGAGGTTGATCCTACCTACAACGGGTTTTCCCGGCTCTACGTGAAACTTGCCGGCCGTCCCAATGAGCGGATTCCTGCAAGGGTGATCGGGTATGATCGCGTCTTTGATCTGGCTCTCCTGAAGGTGGAGCTGGATGCACCCTATGTCTTCTCTCTCAGCGATACGCGACGTCTTACTCCCGGGGAAAGAGTCCTTGCTTTGGGATCCCCCGGGGGGCTCGACAGCACCATAACAGCAGGAATTGTCTCTGCTGAAGGTCGGCGGTTCTTCCAGATGGGGGAGGCTGTCCAGATCGATGCTCCTGTGAACCCCGGAAACAGCGGTGGGCCCCTCATATTGCCCGATGGACAGGTAGCGGGAATCGTCTTTGCAGGAATACCGCAGTTCGAAGGGGTCAACTTTGCTATTCCTTCCTACTGGGTGCGGCATTTTTTTCCTCGCCTTTTCCTGGGAGGAGAGGTGGTTCACCCCTGGCTTGGCTTTGCCGTTCATGCCGGTCGGGAAGGGCTCCGGGTCGTCTACGTTGCTCCGGGGTCTCCCGCCCACCGGGCCGGTGTTCGGGAGGGGGAAATCCTGCGTTCGATCCAGGGTCGTCCTGTGAAGACTCTCTCCTCGGCGCAGGACATTATCCTGGAGCGACGTCCCGGGGATCTTTTACACACCCGATGGTCCAGGGAAAACCGAAGGGAAGAAATATCCCGGGTGATCGCCCTGGACTCCCGTCCTTTCAGCCCCGTTGAGGAGGCTCTAAAGAGGCAGCCTATTGAGGCCCTGTTTCCTGTTCTCTTCGGTATGAACGTGGAGGAGATATCCAGTCCTCCCTGGGGACCCGACTATGTAATAACCGAGGTTTTTCCCGGAACATCGGCCGATGAGTCCAGCCTCTCACCAAACGACCCCTTCTCGTTGCGCAACTGGCGCGTTGATACCGATCTTCGGGCCGCTTTCATTCAGATCGTGATCAAAAAGCGAAAAGCCGGTTTCCTTGAGAGTGGTCTTCAGCTCGGGTCTTTTCTCGAGACCGATTCTTTCCTCTAA